From a single Rhodococcus qingshengii JCM 15477 genomic region:
- a CDS encoding helix-turn-helix domain-containing GNAT family N-acetyltransferase: protein MTSLQTPTVRVGDSDPDQIRSSVLAQGDADTYAQWFACLAEPMRVRLLHRVASAVGGITVGALAEALGIGQPTVSHHLRKLADVGFVTMRKEGTSTVVAMSPTCCVALPQAADVVMGVLAPRPCCPSDLPDDVSVRAMIDDDWDAVRRIYGEGIDTRNATFAAEVPSREHLHERWLPQHRWVATIGGVVVGWAALSPVSERDCYRGVAENSVYVADGMRGRGVGKALLRKQVMAADADGLWTLQTSMFPESRASISLHHSAGFRTVGLREKIAELDGVWRDTVLLERRTAIAEG, encoded by the coding sequence ATGACTTCGCTGCAGACTCCGACGGTACGAGTCGGAGATTCGGACCCGGATCAGATCCGTTCTTCCGTCCTCGCGCAGGGCGATGCCGATACCTACGCGCAGTGGTTCGCCTGCCTTGCCGAGCCGATGCGCGTCCGATTGCTTCACCGGGTAGCGAGCGCGGTCGGTGGTATTACCGTCGGAGCGCTCGCCGAGGCGTTGGGGATCGGGCAACCGACGGTGTCGCACCACCTGCGCAAGCTCGCCGATGTGGGTTTTGTGACCATGCGTAAGGAAGGGACGAGCACGGTCGTCGCGATGAGTCCGACGTGTTGCGTTGCCTTGCCGCAGGCGGCGGATGTGGTGATGGGAGTCCTTGCTCCGCGTCCGTGCTGCCCGAGTGATTTGCCCGACGATGTCTCTGTCCGGGCCATGATCGACGACGACTGGGATGCGGTTCGCCGTATTTACGGCGAGGGTATCGACACCCGAAATGCCACCTTTGCCGCTGAGGTCCCCTCGCGTGAGCATCTCCACGAACGGTGGCTGCCGCAGCATCGATGGGTGGCGACTATCGGGGGTGTTGTTGTCGGATGGGCTGCGTTGAGTCCGGTTTCCGAGCGTGACTGCTACCGCGGGGTTGCCGAGAACTCCGTGTACGTTGCGGACGGCATGCGTGGTCGTGGCGTCGGAAAGGCGTTGTTGCGCAAGCAAGTCATGGCCGCCGACGCCGACGGACTCTGGACTCTGCAGACGTCGATGTTCCCGGAGAGCCGTGCCTCCATCTCGCTCCATCATTCGGCCGGGTTTCGAACGGTCGGCCTTCGCGAGAAGATCGCCGAACTCGACGGCGTGTGGCGCGACACTGTTCTGCTCGAGCGTCGAACGGCGATCGCCGAGGGATGA
- a CDS encoding NAD(P)-binding domain-containing protein produces the protein MNPLPVVVIGAGPIGLAAAAELRERGLTPLVFERGTTAGAAISEWNHVRLFSRWSELVSPAARRLLDQNGWSSPDGQTYPTGRQWRELYLEPLASALADLVQFDTEVIGVARRGRDLVVDAGRDSEPLSIHLRRRDGTEDRMFAQAVVDASGTWGTPNPLGGEGLPALGEGAVGTAIRYRVPDLDDPAVRAQFAGTHTVIAGSGHSALTAIVALSGLAEQAPSTRITWAVRRGNIGSAFGGGDADELPARGALGLRAKKAVEDGLLRVVTGFRTAEVTTTPSGQLILASDAGDRIENVDNVITLTGFRPDLSWLSEIRLGLDPVLQAPVELAPLIDPNVHSCGTVYPHGAKELRHPEPGVYLAGMKSYGRAPTFLAMTGYEQVRSIAAELAGDHEAAARVELVLPETGVCGGAGIFDEPDTAETDTGKAEGGCCSAPAPKLITLSAPSGNTCG, from the coding sequence ATGAACCCCCTACCCGTTGTCGTGATCGGGGCCGGCCCGATCGGCCTGGCAGCCGCAGCAGAACTGCGCGAGCGCGGACTCACACCCCTTGTATTCGAGCGCGGAACCACAGCCGGTGCTGCGATCTCCGAGTGGAATCACGTTCGACTGTTCTCCCGGTGGTCCGAACTCGTCTCCCCCGCCGCGCGGCGACTCCTCGACCAGAATGGATGGAGCTCACCCGACGGGCAGACCTATCCGACCGGCCGGCAATGGCGCGAGCTCTACCTCGAACCACTCGCCTCGGCCCTCGCCGACCTGGTCCAGTTCGACACCGAGGTGATCGGCGTCGCTCGACGCGGACGTGACCTGGTCGTCGACGCCGGACGCGACAGCGAACCCCTCTCGATTCACCTGCGCCGCCGTGACGGAACCGAGGATCGGATGTTCGCCCAGGCCGTTGTGGATGCGTCCGGCACCTGGGGCACCCCCAACCCGCTCGGTGGTGAAGGGCTTCCTGCACTCGGCGAAGGCGCTGTGGGTACTGCGATCCGGTACCGGGTTCCCGATCTCGACGATCCGGCAGTGCGGGCACAGTTCGCCGGAACGCACACCGTCATCGCAGGTAGTGGCCACTCCGCGCTGACGGCGATCGTTGCGCTGTCAGGGTTGGCGGAGCAGGCTCCGAGCACCCGCATCACCTGGGCGGTCCGCCGAGGAAACATCGGCTCTGCATTCGGAGGCGGCGACGCTGACGAACTGCCCGCGCGCGGCGCCCTGGGCTTGCGTGCAAAGAAGGCCGTCGAGGATGGCCTGTTGAGAGTCGTCACCGGCTTCCGCACCGCAGAGGTGACAACTACCCCTTCGGGACAACTCATACTCGCCTCCGATGCGGGTGATCGCATCGAGAACGTGGACAACGTCATAACGCTGACCGGCTTCCGCCCCGATCTGTCCTGGCTCTCGGAAATTCGACTCGGCCTCGACCCGGTCTTACAAGCACCGGTCGAGCTTGCTCCGCTGATCGACCCGAACGTCCACTCGTGCGGCACCGTTTACCCGCATGGCGCGAAGGAGCTTCGCCATCCGGAGCCGGGGGTGTACTTGGCTGGAATGAAAAGCTACGGCCGAGCACCCACCTTCCTGGCGATGACCGGCTACGAGCAGGTTCGCAGCATCGCAGCCGAGCTCGCCGGCGATCACGAAGCAGCGGCCCGCGTCGAGTTGGTCCTTCCGGAGACCGGAGTCTGCGGCGGCGCAGGCATTTTCGACGAACCTGACACAGCAGAAACCGACACAGGGAAAGCCGAGGGCGGATGCTGCAGCGCCCCCGCTCCGAAACTGATCACGCTGTCTGCACCGTCCGGCAACACCTGCGGATAG
- the treZ gene encoding malto-oligosyltrehalose trehalohydrolase produces MHTFEVWAPTPESVRVEVDGITHEMDRTDDGWWRAEVDCDNRARYGFVVDGETLPDPRSPRQPEGVHLRSQLHQLDEASWTDSQWTGRQLPGSSVYELHIGTFTPEGTFDAAIERLDHLVDLGVGFVEIMPVNGFNGTHNWGYDGVLWYTVHEIYGGPDGLQRLVNAAHERGLGVILDVVYNHLGPSGNYLEKFGPYIADGANTWGRTINIGGPQSGEVREYIIGNALRWMRDFHIDGLRLDAVHALVDHTGTHILEELAVRTETLSAHLGRPLTLIAESDLNDATLITPRAAGGFGLDAQWDDDIHHTIHTAVSGERQGYYADFGSLESLANTLRRGFFHAGTYSSFRGRVHGRPIDITHQPASALLAYTCTHDQIGNRAIGDRPSAYLTPGQLAIKAALVLLSPYTPMLFMGEEWGATTPFQFFTSHPEPELGEATAKGRKAEFAAHGWNSDDIPDPQDPQTFLRSKLDWDERDDETRARVLACYRDLLALRRKRIEITDPWLGHLHVDYDEDDQWITLRRGALQIVCNLGTDAASVPAGGTPILWWDPPTQDETASATAVPGHSFVVLES; encoded by the coding sequence GTGCATACATTCGAGGTCTGGGCGCCCACACCGGAATCGGTCCGGGTCGAAGTCGACGGCATCACGCACGAGATGGACCGGACCGACGACGGGTGGTGGCGCGCCGAGGTCGACTGCGACAACCGCGCTCGCTACGGCTTTGTCGTCGACGGTGAAACACTCCCGGATCCGCGTTCACCACGCCAGCCCGAAGGCGTGCATCTCCGCTCCCAGTTGCATCAGCTCGACGAGGCGTCCTGGACCGACTCTCAGTGGACCGGACGACAACTCCCAGGATCATCGGTCTACGAACTGCACATCGGAACGTTCACCCCCGAAGGAACATTCGACGCCGCGATCGAACGTCTCGATCACCTGGTAGACCTCGGCGTCGGCTTCGTGGAAATCATGCCGGTCAACGGCTTCAACGGAACTCACAACTGGGGCTACGACGGTGTGCTCTGGTACACGGTCCACGAGATCTACGGTGGCCCGGACGGATTGCAACGCTTGGTGAATGCGGCCCACGAACGCGGACTCGGCGTGATTCTTGACGTGGTCTACAACCACCTGGGCCCGTCGGGCAACTACCTCGAAAAGTTCGGCCCCTACATTGCCGATGGAGCGAACACCTGGGGCCGAACGATCAACATCGGCGGTCCGCAGTCGGGCGAGGTTCGCGAGTACATCATCGGGAATGCCCTGCGATGGATGCGCGATTTCCACATCGACGGTCTACGCCTCGACGCCGTCCACGCGTTGGTCGATCACACCGGAACGCACATCCTCGAGGAACTCGCCGTCCGAACGGAAACACTGTCGGCTCATCTGGGTCGACCGCTCACGTTGATCGCCGAAAGCGATCTCAACGACGCCACTCTGATCACGCCACGAGCGGCCGGCGGGTTCGGCTTGGACGCGCAGTGGGACGACGACATCCACCACACCATTCACACGGCCGTGTCCGGCGAACGCCAGGGTTATTACGCCGACTTCGGATCCTTGGAATCCCTTGCAAATACATTGCGGCGCGGTTTCTTCCACGCCGGAACGTATTCCTCGTTCCGTGGACGGGTTCACGGCCGGCCGATCGACATCACGCATCAGCCCGCCAGCGCCCTGCTCGCATACACGTGCACCCACGATCAGATCGGCAACCGCGCGATCGGGGACCGCCCGAGCGCCTATCTGACGCCAGGACAATTGGCGATCAAGGCGGCGCTGGTCCTGCTATCGCCGTACACGCCGATGCTGTTCATGGGCGAGGAATGGGGAGCGACCACTCCGTTCCAGTTCTTCACCTCGCATCCGGAACCGGAACTCGGCGAGGCCACTGCCAAAGGCCGCAAAGCGGAGTTCGCGGCGCACGGCTGGAACAGTGACGACATTCCGGATCCGCAAGACCCACAGACATTTCTGCGATCGAAACTGGACTGGGACGAGCGAGACGACGAGACACGCGCTCGCGTCCTGGCCTGCTATCGCGATCTACTTGCCCTGCGCAGGAAGCGAATCGAGATCACCGACCCTTGGCTGGGGCACCTGCACGTCGACTACGACGAGGACGACCAGTGGATCACCCTGCGCCGCGGCGCATTACAGATCGTGTGCAATCTGGGAACGGACGCGGCCTCGGTCCCGGCCGGCGGAACCCCCATCCTCTGGTGGGATCCGCCGACACAGGACGAGACCGCGTCCGCAACCGCCGTGCCGGGGCACTCGTTCGTCGTACTCGAAAGCTGA
- a CDS encoding MFS transporter has protein sequence MSVSADTSAINPDEVRATKRDWAGLIVLAFAVLLIAVDGTVLDLALPFISADLEPSSTQLLWIIDVYSFVLAGLLITMGTLGDRIGRRKLLLIGAVGFGLASIIAALAVSPEMLIAARVLQGISGATLMPATLGLIRTIFVNPRQRTEAIGVWGAMAGGGTAAGPLVGGWLLEHFWWGSVFLINIPVMIALVVLGPILIPESKDPNPGRFDLISAGLSMATMLPLVYAVKESVVHGVSITLLVIGLVGLAAGYVFVRRQRMLKDPMLDLKLFANASFSTAVITNLLSIFALAGVLFFGSQYLQLVLGNSALDAGLLMLPGMLLSAFTAVAAAWLIRRWSVSHVLSAGLAVAGIGAAMLLALGVDSGPLMFVIGFGLAGAGVGVALTLTSDLVVSSVEPERAGAASAVSETAYELGIALGVAILGSVVMAIFRKGIDTSMLEADQAHAAQGTLGGALQEATYLPGELGSVLADSAKSAFVDGMHVAAGATALVLFVSAALVLRMLRSTPENAKR, from the coding sequence ATGTCAGTGTCGGCAGATACGTCTGCAATCAATCCCGACGAGGTTCGGGCGACAAAGCGTGACTGGGCGGGCTTGATAGTCCTTGCCTTTGCTGTGTTGCTCATCGCAGTCGACGGCACGGTGCTCGATCTTGCGCTTCCGTTCATCAGCGCCGACCTCGAACCGAGCAGCACGCAGTTGCTGTGGATCATCGACGTCTATTCGTTCGTGCTCGCCGGTCTGCTCATCACCATGGGTACGCTCGGCGACCGGATCGGTAGGCGAAAACTGCTCCTGATCGGCGCAGTCGGCTTCGGTCTCGCCTCGATCATCGCCGCTCTCGCTGTCAGTCCCGAGATGCTCATTGCCGCCCGCGTGCTGCAGGGTATTTCCGGTGCAACGCTGATGCCTGCCACCCTCGGTCTGATCCGCACGATCTTCGTCAACCCGCGTCAGCGCACCGAGGCGATCGGTGTCTGGGGCGCGATGGCCGGTGGCGGTACCGCGGCCGGCCCGTTGGTCGGTGGTTGGTTGCTCGAGCACTTCTGGTGGGGTTCGGTCTTCTTGATCAACATTCCGGTCATGATCGCGCTGGTTGTACTCGGCCCGATCCTGATCCCGGAGTCGAAGGACCCCAATCCGGGTCGATTCGACCTCATCAGCGCTGGTCTGTCGATGGCGACCATGTTGCCGCTGGTGTACGCGGTCAAGGAATCCGTGGTGCACGGCGTCAGCATCACGTTGCTGGTGATCGGCCTCGTTGGTCTCGCGGCGGGTTACGTGTTCGTGCGTCGTCAGCGGATGCTGAAGGATCCGATGTTGGATCTGAAGCTGTTTGCCAACGCGTCGTTCTCCACCGCCGTCATCACCAACCTGCTCTCGATCTTCGCGCTGGCAGGTGTCCTGTTCTTCGGCTCGCAGTACCTGCAGTTGGTGCTGGGTAACTCGGCGCTCGACGCCGGCCTGCTGATGCTCCCGGGTATGTTGCTCAGCGCATTCACCGCGGTTGCGGCAGCCTGGTTGATTCGCCGGTGGTCGGTGTCTCACGTGCTCAGCGCGGGCCTCGCGGTTGCCGGTATCGGTGCTGCGATGCTGCTCGCGCTCGGCGTCGACAGCGGCCCGTTGATGTTCGTGATCGGCTTCGGTCTGGCCGGTGCTGGTGTCGGTGTCGCGTTGACGTTGACATCGGATCTCGTGGTCAGTTCGGTGGAACCCGAACGCGCCGGCGCTGCTTCCGCTGTGTCGGAGACCGCGTACGAACTCGGCATCGCGCTCGGCGTGGCGATCCTGGGCAGCGTGGTGATGGCGATCTTCCGCAAGGGAATCGACACCTCGATGCTCGAAGCAGATCAGGCGCACGCTGCACAGGGCACACTCGGCGGTGCCCTGCAGGAAGCAACGTACCTACCTGGTGAACTCGGTTCGGTGCTTGCCGATTCCGCGAAGTCGGCGTTTGTCGACGGTATGCACGTTGCTGCCGGTGCAACAGCTTTGGTTCTGTTCGTCAGTGCCGCATTGGTGTTGAGGATGCTGCGGAGTACACCAGAGAACGCGAAGCGTTAA
- a CDS encoding TetR/AcrR family transcriptional regulator: protein MAADTRDRILDALEKLLLVSGVAQVTLEGVAAEAGVSKGGLLYHFPSKEALLAAMVRRLGERSDQQLEDAVAGGTTVTEFYLQIPDANESEELSLFRSIIAALRTVDGQHDEIQKAVTHVMRSWDKGLQTEIADPVQAEIIRLVGDGLYLAAMLGLPQPDPELHRQVVERLRP from the coding sequence ATGGCTGCCGACACTCGCGATCGAATTCTCGACGCACTGGAGAAGCTGCTGCTGGTCAGCGGCGTCGCCCAAGTCACGCTCGAAGGCGTTGCCGCCGAAGCCGGGGTTTCCAAGGGCGGACTTCTCTATCACTTCCCCAGCAAGGAAGCACTGCTCGCGGCGATGGTCCGCAGACTCGGAGAACGCTCGGATCAGCAACTCGAAGACGCCGTAGCAGGCGGTACGACGGTCACCGAGTTCTATCTGCAGATCCCCGATGCGAACGAAAGCGAAGAACTCTCACTCTTCCGGTCGATCATCGCGGCACTGAGAACAGTCGACGGACAACACGACGAAATCCAGAAAGCCGTCACACATGTGATGCGGAGCTGGGACAAGGGCCTTCAGACCGAGATCGCCGACCCTGTGCAGGCCGAGATCATCCGACTCGTCGGCGACGGCCTGTATTTGGCGGCGATGCTCGGGCTCCCCCAGCCGGATCCCGAACTGCATCGACAGGTGGTCGAGCGACTGCGGCCCTGA
- the ilvA gene encoding threonine ammonia-lyase IlvA, producing MSNSPDVVVTKSTVPALDAQEIDAAIERIQHVIAATPLQYSDRLSALTGAHVYLKREDLQGVRSYKIRGAYNLIAQLNEAERGAGVVTASAGNHAQGVAFACRTMQIKGRIYVPANTPKQKRDRIRAHGGAFVELFMIGETYDAAAAAAAEDVAETGATMVPPFDDVRTAAGQGTIAAEILTQLDAPLDTIVVPVGGGGCIAGIATYLHERSPKTSIVGIEPSGAASMTAALVAGGPVTLPDVDPFVDGAAVKRIGDVPYEVVSRLGAAVVSHASLPLVARQLQTRSGSGSFVVNQIDEGAICTAMLELYQSEGIIAEPAGALSVAALQNLTFEPGSTVVCLISGGNNDVSRYGEILERSLVHLGLKHYFLVDFPQEPGALRRFLSDVLGPDDDIALFEYVKRNNRETGAALVGIELGSADGLAALLERMERAPMQSERLEPGSPAYRYLT from the coding sequence GTGTCTAACTCGCCCGATGTCGTAGTAACGAAGTCCACCGTCCCCGCGCTCGACGCGCAGGAGATCGACGCGGCCATCGAGCGAATTCAGCACGTCATTGCGGCGACGCCCCTGCAGTACAGCGATCGTCTTTCGGCGTTGACCGGGGCACACGTGTATCTCAAGCGTGAGGACCTCCAGGGCGTTCGTTCGTACAAGATTCGTGGCGCGTACAACCTGATCGCTCAGCTCAACGAGGCCGAACGCGGTGCCGGCGTAGTGACTGCCAGTGCCGGTAACCATGCGCAGGGTGTTGCTTTCGCGTGCCGAACGATGCAGATCAAGGGTCGGATCTACGTTCCGGCCAATACCCCCAAGCAGAAGCGTGATCGCATCCGCGCGCACGGTGGAGCGTTTGTCGAACTGTTCATGATCGGTGAGACCTATGACGCCGCAGCTGCTGCGGCCGCCGAGGACGTAGCCGAAACCGGCGCAACCATGGTTCCCCCGTTCGACGACGTGCGCACCGCTGCGGGGCAAGGAACCATCGCAGCGGAGATTCTCACGCAATTGGACGCCCCTCTCGACACGATCGTCGTGCCGGTCGGCGGCGGCGGTTGCATTGCGGGCATCGCCACCTACCTGCACGAACGGTCGCCCAAGACGTCGATCGTCGGGATCGAGCCGTCCGGTGCGGCGTCAATGACGGCCGCTCTTGTTGCCGGGGGCCCGGTGACTCTTCCCGACGTCGATCCATTTGTCGACGGCGCAGCGGTCAAGAGGATCGGCGATGTTCCCTACGAGGTCGTCTCACGTCTGGGTGCCGCCGTGGTGTCGCACGCGTCGTTGCCGCTCGTGGCTCGTCAACTTCAGACACGGTCCGGTTCGGGATCGTTTGTCGTCAATCAGATCGACGAGGGCGCTATCTGCACGGCGATGCTCGAGCTGTATCAGAGCGAGGGCATCATCGCCGAACCCGCGGGAGCGCTTTCCGTTGCGGCACTTCAGAATTTGACGTTCGAGCCGGGTTCGACCGTCGTGTGCCTGATCTCCGGTGGCAACAACGACGTCTCTCGTTACGGCGAAATCCTCGAGCGTTCGCTCGTTCACCTCGGGCTCAAGCACTACTTCCTGGTCGACTTTCCGCAGGAACCGGGAGCGCTCCGTCGCTTTCTCTCGGACGTGCTCGGGCCGGACGACGACATCGCGCTGTTCGAGTACGTCAAGCGAAACAATCGCGAGACGGGTGCCGCGTTGGTGGGTATCGAACTCGGTTCCGCCGACGGGTTGGCGGCGTTACTCGAGCGGATGGAGCGCGCGCCGATGCAGTCCGAGAGGCTCGAGCCGGGAAGCCCGGCGTACCGCTATCTGACGTAA
- a CDS encoding pyruvate dehydrogenase, whose amino-acid sequence MSPKTVADQLVQQLVDAGVSRIYGIVGDSLNPIVDAVRRTGGSEKGGIDWIHVRHEEAAAFAAAADAQITGKLAVCAGSCGPGNLHLINGLYDAHRSGAPVLAIASHIPSAQIGMGYFQETHPERIFIECSSYTELVSTAVQSPRVVQSAIQHSVARNGVSVIVLPGDIADCPAEGTPPTLVETRRPTVVPDAGDVKALADVINGSRKVAIFAGAGVRDARAEVLALAETVGAPIGHSLRGKEWIQYDNPYDVGMTGLLGYGAAHDGIHGADLLLLIGTDFPYDQFLPDDVRTAQIDIAAERLGRRTSLDLAVHGDVASTLSALIPQLDRKTDRGFLEDTLAKHNTLMTKVVGAYTDPVKQRTPIHPEYAASILDDLAADDAIFTADTGMCNVWTARYLNPNGSRRFISSALHGSMSNALPHAMGAAWSSPGRQVISVSGDGGLSMLLGELVTVAMYKLPVKIVVFNNSTLGMVKLEMLVDGLPDFGVDVPAVDYAAVAAALGIFSRRIENPADIEAGLRAALDHDGPALVDLVTDPLALSLPPTITGGQMKGFALAMSKMVMNGGVGEAVQMAKSNLRNVPRPSQLDPRG is encoded by the coding sequence ATGAGTCCGAAAACCGTTGCAGATCAATTGGTTCAGCAGCTCGTTGACGCGGGTGTCAGTCGGATCTACGGCATTGTCGGTGACAGTCTCAATCCCATCGTCGATGCGGTTCGTCGCACCGGTGGTTCCGAGAAGGGCGGAATCGATTGGATACACGTCCGGCATGAGGAAGCAGCCGCCTTTGCGGCCGCAGCGGATGCCCAGATCACCGGAAAACTCGCAGTGTGTGCCGGATCCTGCGGTCCCGGAAACCTTCACCTGATCAACGGCCTGTACGACGCTCATCGTTCGGGCGCGCCGGTCCTCGCGATCGCCTCGCACATCCCCAGCGCCCAGATCGGAATGGGCTACTTTCAGGAAACGCATCCCGAGCGGATCTTCATCGAATGTTCGAGTTACACCGAACTCGTCAGCACGGCAGTCCAATCACCTCGCGTGGTGCAGTCGGCGATTCAGCATTCGGTGGCTCGAAACGGCGTCTCGGTGATCGTGCTTCCCGGGGACATCGCCGATTGTCCGGCAGAAGGCACCCCGCCGACGCTCGTCGAAACCCGAAGGCCGACAGTCGTTCCGGATGCCGGTGACGTCAAGGCGTTGGCAGATGTGATCAACGGCTCGCGTAAGGTTGCGATCTTCGCCGGCGCGGGCGTGCGAGATGCGCGCGCGGAGGTTCTGGCGTTGGCCGAAACCGTCGGCGCTCCCATCGGGCATTCACTGCGTGGCAAGGAATGGATCCAGTACGACAATCCATACGACGTCGGGATGACCGGATTGCTCGGTTACGGTGCGGCGCACGACGGTATCCACGGCGCCGATCTCCTGCTCCTGATCGGTACGGACTTTCCCTACGATCAGTTCTTGCCCGACGACGTTCGTACCGCTCAGATCGACATCGCGGCCGAGCGGTTGGGGCGTCGAACCAGCCTGGACCTGGCTGTGCACGGCGACGTCGCGAGCACCTTGAGCGCACTGATTCCGCAGCTCGATCGAAAGACCGACCGCGGGTTCCTGGAGGACACGCTCGCCAAGCACAACACTCTGATGACCAAAGTGGTTGGTGCATATACGGATCCGGTCAAGCAGCGCACGCCGATTCACCCCGAGTATGCGGCCTCGATCTTGGACGATCTGGCAGCCGACGACGCAATCTTCACCGCCGACACCGGGATGTGCAACGTGTGGACGGCGCGCTATCTCAATCCGAACGGATCGAGACGCTTCATCTCCTCGGCGCTGCACGGATCGATGTCCAATGCGCTCCCACACGCGATGGGTGCTGCATGGTCGAGTCCGGGGCGTCAGGTCATCTCGGTGTCGGGCGACGGTGGATTGTCGATGCTGCTCGGTGAGTTGGTCACCGTCGCGATGTACAAGTTGCCGGTCAAGATCGTGGTGTTCAACAACTCGACGCTCGGAATGGTCAAGCTCGAGATGCTGGTCGACGGCCTTCCGGATTTCGGGGTCGACGTGCCCGCGGTCGACTACGCGGCGGTTGCTGCTGCGCTCGGTATCTTTTCGCGCCGAATCGAGAATCCCGCGGATATCGAAGCGGGCCTACGCGCCGCGCTCGATCACGACGGTCCGGCCTTGGTTGATCTGGTGACCGATCCGCTGGCATTGTCGTTGCCGCCCACCATCACCGGTGGTCAGATGAAGGGCTTCGCTTTGGCGATGTCGAAGATGGTGATGAACGGCGGCGTCGGCGAGGCAGTACAGATGGCCAAGTCGAATCTGCGGAACGTGCCACGTCCCTCACAGTTGGATCCGCGCGGCTGA
- a CDS encoding nitroreductase family deazaflavin-dependent oxidoreductase, whose translation MPITGEYEPSPASWAADQVARIENSGGTEGNDMNGMPVVVLTTIGAKSGKVRKTPLMRVEHDGSYAVVASLGGAPKNPVWYYNVKADPHVTLRDATQVFDLVAREVTGDEKAVWWERAVAAYPDYADYQTKTDREIPVFVLEPK comes from the coding sequence ATGCCAATCACAGGTGAGTACGAACCCAGTCCAGCGTCGTGGGCCGCCGATCAGGTCGCACGCATCGAGAACTCCGGTGGCACCGAGGGAAACGACATGAACGGCATGCCCGTCGTCGTTCTCACGACCATCGGGGCAAAGTCCGGCAAGGTCAGGAAGACGCCGCTGATGCGGGTCGAGCACGACGGTTCGTATGCCGTTGTGGCTTCGCTCGGTGGCGCCCCGAAGAATCCGGTCTGGTACTACAACGTCAAAGCCGACCCGCACGTCACGCTGCGTGACGCGACGCAGGTCTTCGACCTGGTTGCTCGGGAAGTCACCGGCGACGAGAAGGCGGTCTGGTGGGAGCGCGCTGTCGCTGCGTACCCCGACTACGCCGATTATCAGACGAAGACCGATCGTGAGATTCCGGTGTTCGTGCTCGAACCCAAGTAA